The following DNA comes from Anopheles coustani chromosome 2, idAnoCousDA_361_x.2, whole genome shotgun sequence.
GATTCCTATACTCCCTTCCAAACCAAACGGAACCTAAATTATGGCCCAGGGTTATGTTTTGTGTGATTTAAACGTCGATATCAACGGTAATTTGTGCACGGGATAATTTCGCTTACGTGACAATTTCAAATCATGTCAGCGCGATTGTTTTcggtatttttttccttcctttcaacTCTCTTTTTGCTGGGGAATTGCTTTttccgtgtgtttgtgtgttggttTCTCGCGTGTTGTGGGACAAAAAAGCCGCGGCTTTCGATAATGGTGATCTTGTGGTGCCCATGACCATGTCCCAAGCATTGACTCTTGGGCACCCCGAGCCCCAGACTGTTACCATATGAAACCGGCGTGTAATGTAATGCAATATTCGATTTACCGTTGTTTGTCCATGTTAATGACCCTGCACAGCCCGCGCCCGACCGTGATGATGGTCCCCGATGGCGCGAGTCACTGTCAACGCGACGATTTTTCGCCATGATGTGTCATGGCCGCCTGCGTGCGCTCACGGCGTTGACCCCCCGAATGGAATCGGGTGTTTTGGAGGAATACTGTTATGGAACTACTTTCTTCTCCATTGTTTACCTTCGATTGGGGACTGGTGtaaggagagaaaaagaaatcaaatccCTGGCAAAGATTCGTAAATATTTACCCTTGTGTCGGACTTGGTTGGTTCTCCGGCTCGGCGCTTTCGAGTAAGCGATGTTTGATGGATAGATGGGTGTGTTTGGGCCTTTAGGAATATGACATAAAAAAGCGCTTTAAATTTATCCCTTCCTCACCACGAGCTCGAGCCGCCGATCGGGGATAAGGAGAAACAAAGGCAGCAGGAGGAATacgtttgaattttaattagtCTCGACGAATGTAGGACTGTTGGACTTAGGATGGGAAGGCGTCTGAACCAGACCAGGCAGTCAGGTGGACACTAAAGTTTGATCCATTatagaaacaaaaccataACAATCTGTCAAAACATCAATACAAAGTAGGAGCGCAGAGATGTTCGTGCACTTCTCGGTTCAAAACAACATCGCTCGGTCGATCGGGAATGTCTCATCTTGCGTGTTCCCCGCGTCGGTTGAGCAATCCCCATCCGATGATGTGCGTAGCGTAAAACTTGCCTCTTGGATGTTGAATGTTATGACACCGGCTCACGTAGAAGCAGAGGATGGCGATGGAATAGCTTTAACCCTTTTTTCCGTACGACAGGACGGGCGGGCGCCAAACTCGCCCGGCAAAAACCCGACCCGCTGGTACGCCGATTTTATGctcatttgtttgttcgaCAAGTGGCGACCGTAGGAGTGTTTGGTTCTCGCACTTATCCTGACACGTTGCTGGTGTACAGTTTCCTCTCGGGCCGCGTTTTACTGCTGTAGGgccagaaaacagaaaaaaacaacgtcaAATAGAAAACATTGTAGCCCAAATAGGAGAGCATCCGCGTGAAGGATCAGCGAGCTAAAGTGTTTATGTCCCATTGAGTCGTAAAATGTGAGATCGCAAACCCGCAAGCCAACACTCTTTGGCCAAATCCCTTCTCGAGCCAGTACGCACACgcgggtgtgtgtttgtttcgatGAGAGGCATTGTGCAACTCCCAACTACTACCGCAGCTCGCAGTGGTGTTCTTGAAGAGAATGGACCGGCCGGCTACCTACTCTAACAATGACACAATCGCTGAATCGCACCCGATTTAGACAGTTGCCACTAGCGCCAAAAGAGATACGGGTGTGTTACTATTGAAAGATGGCGCCCAGAATCCACGAACTCCTCTCGATCGCGCACCGGCAGTTGTTTACATACGCCATCGGCACTTGAACTTTCTTTCATAATCCCATCAGACCACGATTGGCCGCACACGTTTTGGATGCAATAGAACTGTGGTGCATGAAGGGCGCCGGGTCGTGTGGAACGGGCTGGGGATTTCGCACGAACCACGAATGAATGATCGTCACCACTTCACCGGGTGGATCGGAGGACCGGACGATAGCCAATGTTTGCGTATGTACTCAACGGCCTGTGAAAGCCGTCAAATGTCGCTGCTGTTGACTTATCGCACGTTATAGGGTTCACGGTGACAGGTGTGAAGAGTAAACACACATCCCGCCAAACTATGGTCTCCTCATCGGTTGGAGTATTTCGCACGACGGGAGGGCCAGTATGGTGTGATATCTAGCGACAGGAAATTGGCGCTTAGCTTCGATTTCTCACCCGATCGTACGACGGATGGTGAATGTGCAAAAGCTGTGTGCCAATGGCTAGACAAACTAGTGTAGAGGTTCGATTGTTTGATAAAGCTTTTATTGCGCACTTTATGCCGTTGTAGGTTCCGTGCTTCCCGCAGGTTGTAAGGCGTAACAGCATGCATTCGCGAAACCTCTGACATTGTAGTTGAAGACACTTATTCCGAACACTTCCCTGAGGTTTGTGAGACATGACGAAAAACGGAACCTCCTAAGACCGGATAAAAAATGTGTACAATGAAATCATCTCCCACGAGTTGGGGCTAATCTAGTGTGCAATGATGATATGTTAGCaccatttatcatcatcatcatcacccatCTTCATGGCAGATGTGATGCAATTTTATTGCTGCAGCAACGTCGTCGTTCCGAATCGTTCTCGACTCCGCTTGAGAATGCAATAAAAACTGCCTGCTTTCATCGTGACGGCCTCATTAGCAGCGCAAGCAAACGGTCGGATGTGTGTTCGGTGTGTGTAACTGCTCTATATTGCCGGTCGCCTGCTAATGGACTCAAGAACGGTGTTTTTAAGACGAACAGCAGGTTATCTCATTGGACTGCAAACACTCCCAGAACTACACGCGCCGCTTCGTGGGATGCCGAGCATTCCGGGACTTCTGATAATGTAGTAGAGCAATGAAAAAGGGAACGGGATCGCAGAGGTAATCGGGACCACTACCGGGCGGGAATATGCTGAACGAAAAGGTGTTGGTGGAAAGTACGCCATCCTCCCTTTTCAAGATCAATCGTAACGCGAGGAGTTTTGTTGGCGATGTCGCCACCGTAAAAAGTGGGTCACGTGACGACTCAACGGGAGACCAGCCGGCCTGCCTGGTGTCTTAGCCTGGTGTGTGGTGCTTTCGATTGCTTAGCATACGGGACAAGCCTCCCCAAGTCGCGCCTCTTTCGAGTGGTTGTGTTCCCTGTGGCAGCGCACCTTTCTACTTTCTCCACCGTGGCACGGCATGTAAGCGTTAGATCGGGTCGAGGTGTCCATGGACAACTCCTTCGAATCGGTGTACGATGTGGCCCTAATATAACCACGTTTCTAGCAGCGAATCGATTCGCATCACAACGGCAGTTACACACAGACTGTTCGACAAGACGATGGGAAGCCGGACGGCGCATAAATTCCGGCAACGAGCGCAATATCTCATCTTCATCCTGTGGCCGGCTTTTTCGAGGGCCTCTCGGGTGGTTTCCATCGGCTTGTTTGTTAAATGTCATCCATCGGCGCTGCTGTTCGTTCCACCAGTGCCGAAATATCGTGCCTCTATCTTCTAGCCATTTCCATATTGATATTCGTTCGTGTGACAAACATGCCACCAAGTTTACCAAGTTGCCGGTTGGTGGGTCGTTTTCGTTGGTTAGTTTTCTGCCTTTTTCCTATCTCGCTTCTTGCGCCGGTTGACATGCTCCTGCCCCGATGACGATAGGACgggttgtattttatttttgtttttcagcaTCGTAGTGAAGCATTTTGGTACGCAAAGCAAAACCACGAACCACCCGATGGCCATAAGAAGTGATTTGGAATACTAATCACTCTGTGGCCGGCCGGGCAAGATCGTCTTGTTCTCCGGCGAGGCACTTTGCCTTTTGGAAGCACCATTAAAAAACCTGATTCGATGAATATTAATGTTCGTGGAGCTTTTATATGAATGTACCTCTTTGTGCTGGGGTGCCATTTTCGTTCGGGAGGAGTTCATTTCGACGATGGCCCACAAAACACCTCGCTCATCGGCTTTGGTTCGCTAAAACTGTTCTCCGATAAATCGATCTCTAGCCAGTCGTACGTTATCCTACTTTAGTGGTTCAATAGGTGACATGTGGCCTCGGTCTCCTTGGATTGTGCCGCAAAAATTTGACACCAAACCACATTTTGTGTGGCGGGCTGGTTTAATCCGACTAATCGTTTTTGACGCCACAGGGGACCGATTTTGGGATCATGACAATGGGTGTCCTTCATGGGTATGGGGAGTGCCAGATGAATTGACCGGAAATTGCATGCTGCGCTCGTATTGCAGTTTCATTTTATCACCACGATAAATTACCGAATTATAAGCACCGGGgctttgtttgttgttatgAGCTGACTTCTGAtgacgtttgtttttgttttgttttgttttgtagatgCCACCGTACCATCCTTTTTCGGTAATAGCACCGACCACTTTAAGTTGCTGGACCAGGACGAAAACACGCTGCTCATTGGCGCCCGAAATGCGATGTACAACATCAGCATCGAGCGGTTAGTGGAGGTGCCGGGGCAGCGTATCAGTTGGCCCTCGTCCGACGCCCACCGGGAGCTGTGCACGCTCAAGGGCAAGCACGAGCAGGACTGCCAGAACTACATCCGAGTGTACGCCCCGGTCGCTCCGAACCGCCGGATGGTTTGCGGTACGAACTCCTTCAAGCCCCTCTGCCGGTACTACAACGTGCTGCCCGGAAACGGGACGCTTGTGTACGACAACAACGAGCTAGAGGCGCAGGGCCGCTGCCCGTACAACCCGCAGCACAACAGCACGTACGTGTTCACCGATGGGCAGCTGTACGCGGCGACGGTGGCCGACTTCTCCGGTGCTGATCCGCTGATCTACCGCGAGCCGCAACGGACGGAGCAGTTCGACAGCAAGCAGCTGAACCAACCGGCGTTCGTCAGTGCGATCGAGCACAACGGGTACGTGATGTTCTTCTACCGGGAGGTGGCGATCGAGTACATGAACTGCGGCAAGGCGGTGTATTCCCGGGTGGCGCGGGTCTGCAAAAACGACAAGGGTGGACCGTACCCGTTCCAGGATCGGTGGACGTCATTCCTGAAGGCGCGCCTCAATTGCTCCATCCCCGGCGAATATCCCTTCTACTTCGACGAGCTACGTAAGTATCGGAAAAGCACGTAGTTTTTAGTGTGGAGATGTTAACGAATCGGTATGTTCTCTTCCCAACAGAGGCTACAACGAAAACGATACAAGGACTGTACGGAGGGGATCGCAACAAGATCATCTACGCCATCATGACCACGCAGGAAAATGCCATCGGCGGGTCGGCCGTGTGCGCATTCTCCGTGCAGGACATCATGGACGCGTTCGAGGGTCCGTTCAAGGCGCAGCGCGATATCCACTCGAACTGGCTGCAGGTACCACCGAGCGCCGTACCGGAACCGCGGCCCGGCAAGTGCGTCGACGACAGCCGGACGCTCCCGAAGGCGTCGGTCAACTTCGTCAAGACGAACAACCTGATGGACAACTCGGTCCGTTCGCTCCACTCGCGGCCCGTGTTCACGCGCGTCAGCCTATACTATCGTCTATCGGCGATTGCCGTCGACCCGCAGGTGAAGGCGCTCGATGGCCACCGGTACGATGTGGTGTTCGTCGGCACGAACGACGGCAAGGTGGTCAAGTTCGTGAACATCCTGTCGGCGAACAGCTCGGACGATGTGCGCACGGTGGTGATCAGCGAGACGCAGGCGTTCCCACCGGGCACCAAGATCAACGAGCTGACGATCTCGAAGCGCCACTCGAAGCTGATCGTCATCAGCAGTGGCAAGATCATCTCGCTCCCGCTGCACACGTGCAACGACAATGGCTACAAAGCGTGCCGCAAGTGCCTGGAGCTGCAGGATCCGTACTGCGCGTGGGACGACACGAACCGGGACTGCAAGACGATCGAGGCCGTGCACGCGTCGGGTGCCTCGATCGATCGGTTCTACCAGCGATTGGATGGGGAGCGGATTGGAGAAATTTGTCGCAAGTACGATCAACAGGAACCGACGAGGAAAACGTATGACGATAACGACGTGTACACGCCCGTTGAGGGATCCGGGACAGTGGTGGAGAAACCGGACAAACCGTACGATCAGCGCAGCGTCTATATCGTACACAACCACGGTACGGTGTCGTCCATCGGGCCGGACGACATCGATAATGAAATCTCGATGTCGTCGGGCGAGAACGACCAGCAGAACCGGGTCATCCAATATCATCCTAAGCCTGGTAAGTATTTTCCTTACGTCAGCAGCCACTTTCGTTTTGGAGAGTAATCTGTCAAAACACGCTGATGTTGAATGTGATTGATCACTCGAGCGTCCCGTTCTTCGCCGCAAGAGGGTGTGGTAtcgtcttgtttttttttggagagAAAGTTGCCACACACCGAAACACTCCCAAATTATGCACAAACGCGAGACGAACGGTCCGATTGTGTGGTCTTGTTTTGCGAActcgttttttctttattattatttgtgcCCTCCGTATGTACGCAAATGTGTCAACCGTAAGGAGTGGCCTGTGCTTACCTTTTCCCTTCGCTGCGATCGTCGCGTGTCTTatgaatggaaaaaacatTTGCCCCGAGTATCACGGGtgtgttttcacttttccgaaCCGGGTTTTacgtttagtttttagttttttcgttCGCGTGGGTTTGTTTTGGCAAGGCAGCACGGCGTCGTGGTCCGCTACATCAACTCGTGGAGTGGAGGTGTGTGCTCGGTTTGGTCGACTTAAAGTAAAATGAAGTAAACACCCCAACCTCAGTACTTGCAAGTGGGTTCGCTTTAGCCTTTACATGTCGAGCTGCTGGTGTGTTGTTTGTGACCgttagatttgttttttttttttgcgtaaaCTACCAGACAAAAAATGCTAATGAACAAACCGTTGAAAATGTGGACCCGCgaggaaggtttttttttttttcaagtgacccatttttttgtttaatgttgtGTCACTTGCATTCGATGCAATTTGATCACGCCGTAGAATAAGCAGTTCTCTGGTGGCGTAATTGGGGTCGATGCATGTTTATCGGCATTTAGTTTTTATGAAATACAAatttaattgtttaaatttaccCATTAACTtatgtggtttttattttatttgatttttaacacgatctattttcttctctccatCCGCGTCCTTTGCAGATACATTCGTGAACGAAAAGATCAATCTGGCGTCGTTCAACTGGGTGATGGTCGCTATCGGCGGTATATTCGTGTTGTTTTTCGGAATAGTGATCGGTTGTGCCGCTTCCCGCAGGGGAATGTTCAATAAATCGCTATCTGGTGGAGAGCACCGCAACCAACTGAACTGGTAAGTAAAACCTGATGGTGATGGTTACTGTTTGGATCAGCATGATGGAACACATGGGTATGGAAATTGACACAATTGTTTACACCGTTTACAGGCACAGCGGCAAAAGCCTCACGATGCTGTCGCAAAACCGAACGAGTGGCAAAGACGTGAATCTGCTCATGAACACCACGAACCAGTACCACACGCAGCAGCAGGCGATcgtgcagcagctgcagcagcaccatcagaATAACTGCAAGGACAACATCGACTTCGACTACAAGGATCGCAGCGTGGAGTGCAAAAACTCGACGGAAAACCTCGAGAAGGACATCAGCAAGGGCATGGGCACGCTGCAGAAGGTGAAGAAGACGTACATATGATCGCTATGCGCTACTAAACACTACCTCTACCAGTAATCGGTTGGCGCCGTTTCGATCACCGTTCGGGCACCTTCCGCCTTCACTCCTCCGGTGCACCGTTCCTACTCTTCCTTTTTCTATCGGGACGCCGGAGGCTACCGTACACGCTACCCTACCGGATCTGGCGCTTTTGTGGTGGTTGGTATATTATCTCTGTTATGTTGGGTGCGTTTATGTTTTAACCAATGGTCGGATGGTTTACTTGCTAAGCAAAAACTATATACAACATGCGTACACGCCGATTACCTATCGTGGCACACAACACCAGTTAAAGCAAGATAAAGCTCATCGATCAATGATATTTGTATGGCTTACGAATGtgataattttgaaaaattattttaggactgacaaaaacaaaccagaaaacaaaatttatctcATTTTCAAATGCCGTTTGGAGCAAGACTCCATATTTTTCGGACTTGTGCTTTTTCTAAACGTCTCGTTGTGGCCATGGTGGACGGAATGGATCAACAAACTCCTATTCGAATTCTGTACCTCTCTGCATGAAGATGCCTCTCGTAAACTTTCCTATAAATCTTATAACATTTCTGTGGGGTTCATCTATTTCTGTGCATGCGCCGAGTGCAATCATGTGACTGACAAATCAATCTTTTCTCTATTTTAGTCGTACTGAATTGTATCCTAACAGCGGTTCTTTCATTATTTACAATCAATTTTCTGTCGGGATCAAATTGCTAACTACTCAttttatggaaaggaaaagctcTTGACCCTCGTGGCTTCGCAACTCACGGTAAATTCTGCTATAAAAAACGGGGTTAAGGGTTTGCCTGTGCTCggcaaaacaacttcttattcAGTTGCTGAGAGCCGACGGTTGAT
Coding sequences within:
- the LOC131264935 gene encoding semaphorin-1A, whose amino-acid sequence is MSATIHKCSSRSEEDSPSTSSSSSRPTRNSGNNRMAYRSKQMTMHLMSSSSTSTGGSPALVFALLTVLISQCIVRVDSWVPDGQSKIRILYDATVPSFFGNSTDHFKLLDQDENTLLIGARNAMYNISIERLVEVPGQRISWPSSDAHRELCTLKGKHEQDCQNYIRVYAPVAPNRRMVCGTNSFKPLCRYYNVLPGNGTLVYDNNELEAQGRCPYNPQHNSTYVFTDGQLYAATVADFSGADPLIYREPQRTEQFDSKQLNQPAFVSAIEHNGYVMFFYREVAIEYMNCGKAVYSRVARVCKNDKGGPYPFQDRWTSFLKARLNCSIPGEYPFYFDELQATTKTIQGLYGGDRNKIIYAIMTTQENAIGGSAVCAFSVQDIMDAFEGPFKAQRDIHSNWLQVPPSAVPEPRPGKCVDDSRTLPKASVNFVKTNNLMDNSVRSLHSRPVFTRVSLYYRLSAIAVDPQVKALDGHRYDVVFVGTNDGKVVKFVNILSANSSDDVRTVVISETQAFPPGTKINELTISKRHSKLIVISSGKIISLPLHTCNDNGYKACRKCLELQDPYCAWDDTNRDCKTIEAVHASGASIDRFYQRLDGERIGEICRKYDQQEPTRKTYDDNDVYTPVEGSGTVVEKPDKPYDQRSVYIVHNHGTVSSIGPDDIDNEISMSSGENDQQNRVIQYHPKPDTFVNEKINLASFNWVMVAIGGIFVLFFGIVIGCAASRRGMFNKSLSGGEHRNQLNWHSGKSLTMLSQNRTSGKDVNLLMNTTNQYHTQQQAIVQQLQQHHQNNCKDNIDFDYKDRSVECKNSTENLEKDISKGMGTLQKVKKTYI